In Bacillota bacterium, the genomic window TACCAGGATTTTGGGATGACCGGAAGTGATACCCGAGCCACGCGAGATGCGTTCAACAGCCGCGCCCAGGTGAATGGCAACGTAAGCGACCTCGCTCTTTGGAAAGACTACCCCGATCACCTCTTGTAATGCCTGGCAGGCTTGCTTGGCCGCCAGACAGACAGCCGGGTAGTCCCGCTCTATGTCAGCCTCGAGTGGGTTCACGATTGGGGGCATTCCATTTACCAGCCGGTGGACCGCAGGGCCAAGATGCAGGGCCAGGCCCGAGATCAGCTTATCGTCCTGCGAAAGCGGTAAACCCAGTATTCGCTCGGCTTCTCGGGCAACACGCCTGGCCAGTTGTTCCACCGCCGGCGCTTTCTCGGCCACTTGCACCCTCGTACCCTGCAAATGCAGGCTGATATAATCAACCTCCGCTTCGGGGACGGTCACGCCGAACCTTCTCTGAACCTTTTCAGCCAAGCCCCGAGCCACCTCGAAGAATGACGAATCCCTGAGGGTGGCTAGCTGCCCCTCAGGCATCTGGATGCAGCGTCCGATCTGGAGGCGCTTCACCGCAATGGCCAGATGAATCACCAGTGCTGCGAATGCGGTATCGGCAAATTGTACCCCTAGATCGTCCTGCGCCGCCAGAACACATTGCTCCACGAAACCCAGGTCAAACCCATTGAATAACGAGAAAACCTCCGGTTGCAGTTCTACACTTTCTCGTGGTGGCGGCGAGTCCACGTTCTTGCCGCGAGGGGGATCCAGTGGATATTCGGGTCGTCGGTAACTGTCGAGCATCCGGAGTATGTCGGCGGTATCCATACCGCCGAAAAGGAGATCCAGGACAGCGCGTCGCAGGTTAGTCTCGCTACCACACACCCGGTAACCCTGCTTCACCAATTCAAGGCGGAGATCGTAGCTATCCAGCCATTTCCTGGCTCGAAGCAGATCTCTCGCTACTGTCACCTTGCTCACTGAGAGCCGCAGAGCGAGCGTGGCGCTTGACACCGGTTCACCGTGACTGAAGAGGGTCAGGAGGACGGCCCTGAGCCTTTCTCGTGGCGACAGAATGTAATGCTGCGGTGTCAAGCTAGCCAGGGCGCCAAGGATACCCGTCCTGTCAGCATCAGCCCAGACTCCAACCCGCGGCCGCTTCCCCAGGCGTGGGAAGCCTCGTTCTACCAGCCAATCGTCAATGGCTTGAAGGTCATAGCGTACTGTCCGCTTGCTGACTCCGAATTGCCGCGCCAATTGGCCTACGGTTACCGGACCAGGGGCATTGGTCAGATGGCGCAGGACCTGGGAGGAGCGAGCTTTCAGATCAGCCATTGCCATTTTCCCTCTCGTGATATGTGGCAAACTGAGAGCAGAACGAGAACCATAGCATGCTACGTAAATTGCTGACTTCTCACCACGGAAGTGGTTTCCCTCCCGCTCCCGAGGCAAAATGTCTTGCCCTAAAAATGAGGCAATCATGAAACCGCACTGGTAGGATCTCACGACCCCGGAGATGACGGAGGGCCCGGCGCCTGCCGGGCCCCTCAAGACCTGTATGTCCCCCGTCGCGACTCCGCTGCCTATCCCGCCCCGCGAAGTCGTGCGCGGTTGCGCTGCCTGAGCAGGCCTGCCACCCGCGGCGGCAGCGAGATGGGTTTACTCGCGTGCCCGCGCGACAGTATGCGCCTCAGCGCTTCATTCTCCATCCTCTCGGACTCCAGCAGCATACCTGCCACGTTCTCAACTTCGCGTCTATACCTCATCAGAATGTCCCGCGCCCGTTTCTCGGGTCCGTTGATGGTCTGCGCCACCGCGCGTGCCAGCACCTCGCCAGGTATCGACTGCGGGTCGATTATTCCGAGCGGCGAGATCCCCGTCAACACGATGCGCCTCGCCAGGTGCACGGCCCTCTCGAAATCTTCGGCCGCTCCGGTGCTGCGTGAACCCGACACCAGCTCCTCGGCAAGCGCCCCCGCCACCAGCACCGATATCTCTTCTTCGAGCTGTTCCCTGGCATAGATATACTGCTCGTCTTTCGGGGCATTGCGCACGTAGCCCAGCGCCTGCCCGCGCGGCGATATCGTGATCGACGCCACGGACCCCGGCCGCAGGCACTCGCCTACTATGGCATGGCCGGCCTCGTGTATCGCAACCCGCCTCAAGTCCTCGTCGGTCGGTCTCCAGTCGAGCTTCTCCCCGAGGATTACCTTGTC contains:
- a CDS encoding BglG family transcription antiterminator produces the protein MADLKARSSQVLRHLTNAPGPVTVGQLARQFGVSKRTVRYDLQAIDDWLVERGFPRLGKRPRVGVWADADRTGILGALASLTPQHYILSPRERLRAVLLTLFSHGEPVSSATLALRLSVSKVTVARDLLRARKWLDSYDLRLELVKQGYRVCGSETNLRRAVLDLLFGGMDTADILRMLDSYRRPEYPLDPPRGKNVDSPPPRESVELQPEVFSLFNGFDLGFVEQCVLAAQDDLGVQFADTAFAALVIHLAIAVKRLQIGRCIQMPEGQLATLRDSSFFEVARGLAEKVQRRFGVTVPEAEVDYISLHLQGTRVQVAEKAPAVEQLARRVAREAERILGLPLSQDDKLISGLALHLGPAVHRLVNGMPPIVNPLEADIERDYPAVCLAAKQACQALQEVIGVVFPKSEVAYVAIHLGAAVERISRGSGITSGHPKILVVCATGVGTANLLASRLNTEFPLLEIAGVHSLRQAKSLSRRAFDLIISTVPVPTALGPVLYVNPLLPPPDVARVSAFLVDLRLTETNKPHDAGRERRNAAPPYSVRLPGERNPDRSLTTAVVDDITSLVAKHARITDPDRLHAALLHYISRLQGELVRGGRPMLTDLLTRETIGLRVTASCWEDAVRAAGRLLVDTGGVVDSYVEAMVDTIREMGPYVVVVPGVALAHARPETGVKTICMSLVQLASPVMFGAGLNDPVHLVFAFGAIDHDSHLNALSRLARILGNREQVKGLRHARSKSQVLGILRADSGGGDKGSKPNLSGERQC